A single region of the Solwaraspora sp. WMMD406 genome encodes:
- a CDS encoding phosphoenolpyruvate carboxykinase (GTP), with amino-acid sequence MTAAATAPVSSSSPGSSPPPTQHRRLLTWIQEIAALATPDQVVWADGSVAEWNRLTDELVDTGTLVRLGGERRPNSFWARTDPTDVARVEERTFICSTDEADAGPTNNWMDPVEMKRVMTELYRGCMRGRTMYVVPFCMGPLDAPHPMFGVEITDSAYVVASMRIMTRMGAEVLAAMGDDADFVPALHSVGAPLEPGQADVPWPANETKFISHFPQTREIWSYGSGYGGNSLLGKKCYALRIASVVARDQGWLAEHMLILKLTAPDGRVRYVAGAFPSACGKTNLAMLEPTIPGWKVETIGDDIAWLRFGDDGRLYAVNPEYGLFGVAPGTDWKTNPNAMRTLDRGNSIFTNVALTDDRDVWWEGMGEPPAHLTDWRGEDWSPDRGTEAAHPNSRFCTPITQCPILAEEYHDPRGVPIDAILFGGRRRTTVPLVTEARDWVHGVYLGATLSSETTAAAAGQVGVVRRDPMAMLPFIGYHGGDYFRHWIEMGKGVDGDAAKLPRVFYVNWFRRDEAGRFLWPGFGENSRVLKWIVERLDGTAGAVDTPIGHVPTVDALDLSGLDVDPVDVAAALAVDPELWRAELPQITEWFERFGDKLPGVLWAELDALRARLDAAG; translated from the coding sequence ATGACCGCAGCGGCCACCGCGCCCGTCTCGTCCAGCAGCCCCGGCTCGAGCCCACCCCCGACCCAGCACCGCCGACTCCTGACCTGGATCCAGGAAATCGCCGCCCTGGCCACCCCTGACCAGGTCGTCTGGGCGGATGGATCCGTCGCCGAATGGAACCGACTCACCGACGAACTGGTCGACACCGGTACGCTGGTGCGGCTGGGCGGCGAACGCCGACCCAATTCGTTCTGGGCGCGTACCGACCCCACCGACGTGGCCCGGGTCGAGGAACGCACCTTCATCTGCTCGACCGACGAAGCCGACGCCGGACCCACCAACAACTGGATGGACCCGGTCGAGATGAAGCGGGTGATGACCGAGCTGTACCGGGGCTGCATGCGGGGACGCACGATGTACGTCGTGCCGTTCTGCATGGGCCCGCTCGACGCCCCGCACCCGATGTTCGGCGTCGAGATCACCGACAGCGCCTACGTCGTGGCCTCGATGCGGATCATGACCCGGATGGGTGCCGAGGTGCTTGCCGCGATGGGTGACGACGCCGATTTCGTACCCGCGCTGCACTCGGTCGGTGCCCCGCTGGAGCCCGGCCAGGCCGACGTGCCGTGGCCGGCCAACGAGACCAAGTTCATCTCGCACTTCCCGCAGACCCGGGAAATCTGGTCGTACGGCTCCGGCTACGGCGGCAACTCCCTGCTCGGCAAGAAGTGCTACGCGCTGCGGATCGCCAGCGTCGTGGCCCGGGACCAGGGCTGGCTGGCCGAACACATGCTGATCCTCAAGCTCACCGCCCCCGACGGGCGGGTCCGCTACGTCGCCGGCGCCTTCCCGTCCGCCTGCGGCAAGACCAACCTGGCGATGCTGGAACCGACGATCCCCGGCTGGAAGGTCGAGACCATCGGCGACGACATCGCCTGGCTGCGCTTCGGCGACGACGGCCGGCTGTACGCGGTGAACCCCGAGTACGGGCTCTTCGGCGTCGCCCCCGGCACCGACTGGAAGACCAACCCCAACGCCATGCGTACCCTCGATCGGGGTAATTCGATCTTCACCAACGTTGCGCTGACCGACGACCGCGACGTGTGGTGGGAGGGGATGGGGGAGCCGCCGGCCCACCTGACCGACTGGCGGGGCGAGGACTGGAGCCCGGACCGGGGCACCGAGGCGGCCCACCCGAACAGCCGGTTCTGCACCCCGATCACCCAGTGCCCGATCCTGGCCGAGGAGTACCACGATCCGCGCGGCGTGCCGATCGACGCCATCCTGTTCGGCGGTCGACGGCGGACCACCGTACCGCTGGTGACCGAGGCCCGGGACTGGGTGCACGGGGTCTACCTGGGTGCCACCCTCTCCTCCGAGACCACCGCCGCGGCGGCGGGTCAGGTCGGTGTCGTGCGTCGGGATCCGATGGCGATGCTGCCGTTCATCGGATACCACGGCGGGGACTACTTCCGACACTGGATCGAGATGGGCAAGGGCGTCGACGGCGACGCGGCGAAGCTGCCCCGGGTCTTCTACGTCAACTGGTTCCGGCGCGACGAGGCCGGGCGTTTCCTGTGGCCCGGGTTCGGGGAGAACTCGCGCGTCCTCAAGTGGATCGTCGAGCGGCTCGACGGCACCGCCGGTGCGGTCGACACCCCGATCGGTCACGTGCCGACCGTCGACGCGCTCGATCTGTCCGGTCTGGACGTCGATCCGGTCGACGTCGCCGCCGCCCTCGCCGTTGATCCCGAGCTGTGGCGAGCCGAACTGCCGCAGATCACCGAGTGGTTCGAGCGCTTCGGCGACAAGCTGCCCGGCGTGCTCTGGGCGGAACTCGACGCGCTGCGAGCCCGGCTGGACGCCGCCGGATAA
- a CDS encoding GtrA family protein yields MPASATGDPSATATSEGLVRRLRDRFGQLIHEFGKFGVVGGIAFVIDIALFNVAASVFDLGPLTAKTLSTVVAASFAFVGNRFWTWRHRARSGLAREYGLYFFFNAVGLGIGLACLAISHYGLGSIWPTVFRTLLADNIAANVIGVMLGTLFRFWSYRRFVFIAAAPAAVAAATAEGD; encoded by the coding sequence GTGCCCGCGTCCGCCACCGGCGATCCCTCCGCGACCGCCACCAGCGAGGGACTTGTTCGTCGACTTCGTGACCGTTTCGGGCAACTCATCCATGAATTCGGCAAGTTCGGCGTCGTCGGCGGCATCGCCTTCGTCATCGACATCGCCCTGTTCAACGTGGCGGCCAGCGTCTTCGACCTCGGGCCGCTGACCGCGAAGACGCTCTCGACGGTCGTCGCCGCCTCGTTCGCGTTCGTCGGCAACCGCTTCTGGACCTGGCGGCACCGAGCCCGCTCCGGACTCGCCCGCGAGTACGGGCTCTACTTCTTCTTCAACGCTGTCGGGCTGGGCATCGGGTTGGCCTGCCTGGCGATCAGTCACTACGGGCTGGGCAGCATCTGGCCGACGGTGTTCCGCACGCTGCTCGCCGACAACATCGCGGCCAACGTGATCGGTGTGATGCTGGGCACCCTGTTCCGGTTCTGGTCCTACCGGAGATTCGTGTTCATCGCTGCAGCACCGGCTGCGGTCGCCGCCGCCACGGCCGAAGGCGACTGA
- a CDS encoding GtrA family protein — MRLLRLVPDRWQRLVREVLKFGTVGGINTVINFAVFNALALTILSDGQLKATVIAAVVATTSSYFMNRHWTYRDRPKSAIRREYVLFFLFNATGLMIEVGVLALAKYGFGITGLLALNIVKTIGLVLGTVFRFWAYRTFVFRPAPRPTAATPTEAATPAEAATPTEANLDDAAARNGTNSTASVQSSTMNPLDTDETAGRIPQQTQPATSDLSDPIGVELAAEIAAATRPARR, encoded by the coding sequence ATGCGACTACTCCGCCTTGTGCCCGATCGCTGGCAGAGGTTGGTCCGCGAGGTTCTGAAGTTCGGCACCGTCGGCGGCATCAACACGGTGATCAACTTCGCGGTCTTCAACGCGCTGGCGCTCACCATCCTCAGCGATGGCCAGCTCAAGGCGACCGTGATCGCTGCGGTGGTAGCCACCACCAGCTCGTACTTCATGAACCGGCACTGGACGTACCGCGACCGGCCCAAATCGGCCATCCGCCGCGAGTACGTGCTGTTCTTCCTGTTCAACGCGACCGGGTTGATGATCGAAGTCGGAGTGCTGGCACTGGCCAAGTACGGCTTCGGCATCACCGGTCTGCTCGCGCTCAACATCGTCAAGACGATCGGCCTGGTGCTCGGCACCGTGTTCCGCTTCTGGGCGTACCGGACGTTCGTGTTCCGGCCGGCGCCCCGGCCGACGGCCGCCACGCCAACGGAGGCCGCCACCCCAGCGGAGGCCGCCACGCCAACGGAGGCGAACCTCGACGACGCCGCAGCCAGGAACGGCACGAACAGCACCGCATCGGTCCAAAGCAGTACGATGAACCCGCTGGACACCGACGAGACCGCCGGGCGGATCCCGCAGCAGACGCAGCCCGCCACCAGCGACCTGTCCGACCCGATCGGTGTCGAGCTCGCGGCGGAGATCGCCGCCGCCACCCGACCGGCCCGTCGCTGA
- a CDS encoding MaoC/PaaZ C-terminal domain-containing protein has protein sequence MRAGTGGDAELFFEDLAPGGSFDLGITTVDGTEMIDFAERFDPQWYHVDTGLARTSRYGGVIASGFFTVSLFMRAYVDAVLSRAAADASPGLEELRWLAPVYAGDRLAGRLDVLGRKLSAARPGLGTVTLVGSLTRLDVYDRPEREVLRTRFRGWFALRDGDPGQATGPG, from the coding sequence GTGCGGGCCGGCACCGGCGGTGACGCCGAGCTGTTCTTCGAGGATCTCGCCCCCGGCGGATCCTTCGACCTCGGCATCACCACCGTGGACGGCACCGAGATGATCGACTTCGCCGAACGGTTCGACCCGCAGTGGTACCACGTCGACACCGGTCTCGCCCGCACGAGCCGGTACGGCGGCGTGATCGCCAGCGGCTTCTTCACCGTCAGCCTCTTCATGCGGGCCTACGTCGACGCCGTGCTGTCCCGGGCGGCGGCCGACGCCTCCCCCGGGCTGGAGGAGCTGCGGTGGCTCGCCCCGGTCTACGCCGGCGACCGGCTGGCCGGTCGCCTCGACGTACTCGGCCGTAAACTCTCCGCCGCCCGCCCCGGGCTGGGCACCGTCACCCTGGTCGGATCACTGACCCGGCTGGACGTCTACGACCGGCCCGAACGGGAAGTGCTCCGGACCCGGTTCCGTGGCTGGTTCGCGCTACGGGACGGGGACCCCGGGCAGGCCACCGGGCCGGGCTGA
- a CDS encoding PH domain-containing protein — protein sequence MAFPEDMLTDDEHVVLHLHPHWKMLIRPVLVVVVAVAAVVVGFVFLPAGTGGLVALYAIAGLGLILVVWLAVWPFTVWRTTHYVFTNERVVLQHGVFSRERRDIPLNRVNDHTMSQRFVERLLGCGTLTIESAGERGQTVLTDIPGVGRVQTTLYELVEAHHDEHSLGDGEMRQILDEVRQDRTGEAPATP from the coding sequence GTGGCGTTTCCCGAGGACATGCTCACCGACGACGAGCATGTCGTGTTGCACCTGCATCCGCACTGGAAGATGTTGATCCGGCCGGTCTTGGTCGTCGTCGTGGCGGTGGCCGCCGTGGTCGTCGGGTTCGTGTTCCTGCCGGCGGGCACCGGCGGGTTGGTCGCGCTCTACGCGATCGCGGGTCTCGGTCTGATCCTGGTGGTGTGGCTGGCCGTCTGGCCGTTCACCGTGTGGCGTACCACGCACTACGTTTTCACGAACGAACGGGTGGTGCTGCAGCACGGTGTGTTCTCCCGGGAGCGGCGGGACATCCCGCTGAACCGGGTCAACGATCACACGATGAGTCAGCGGTTCGTCGAGCGGCTGTTGGGGTGCGGCACGTTGACCATTGAGTCGGCCGGCGAGCGCGGCCAGACGGTGTTGACCGACATTCCCGGGGTGGGACGGGTGCAGACCACCTTGTACGAGTTGGTGGAGGCGCACCACGACGAGCACAGCCTCGGCGACGGCGAGATGCGGCAGATCCTCGACGAGGTTCGGCAGGACCGGACCGGCGAGGCACCAGCGACGCCCTGA
- a CDS encoding biotin--[acetyl-CoA-carboxylase] ligase, with amino-acid sequence MAGSPYTDLDRPPLNGSALRRALLTPDGLWTEVRVLSRTGSTNADVIAAARTGAAEGLVVTAEQQTAGRGRLGRDWVSPPRAGLAVSLLLRPGLPRPERGWPAVSPARYGWLPLLAGVALAEAVLRLAEVPAGLKWPNDLLIGEAKCAGILAETVPGETVPGETVPGETVPGETASGETASGGAVPGGAAPAVVLGIGLNVTVRADELPSAAGTGLPATSLRLAGAAAADRDPLLRALLRGLESWYGRWRAAGGDASAAGLRTAFLRHCVTVDRRVRVSLPTGAVRAGVAVGVDDDGRLVVRDADGDLTVAAGDVLHVRPGDAPGNGTHG; translated from the coding sequence ATGGCTGGCTCGCCGTACACCGATCTGGACCGTCCCCCGCTGAACGGGTCGGCCCTGCGCCGCGCCCTGCTCACCCCGGACGGTCTCTGGACCGAGGTGCGGGTCCTGTCCCGAACCGGTTCCACCAATGCCGACGTGATCGCCGCTGCCCGCACCGGGGCTGCCGAAGGTCTGGTCGTGACCGCCGAGCAGCAGACCGCCGGTCGTGGCCGGCTGGGCCGAGACTGGGTGTCGCCGCCACGGGCCGGGCTCGCGGTCAGCCTGCTGCTGCGGCCCGGACTGCCACGGCCTGAGCGGGGTTGGCCGGCCGTGTCGCCGGCCCGGTACGGCTGGCTGCCGTTGCTGGCGGGGGTGGCGCTGGCCGAGGCGGTGCTGCGGCTGGCGGAGGTGCCGGCCGGCTTGAAGTGGCCCAACGATCTGTTGATCGGTGAGGCCAAATGCGCCGGCATTCTCGCCGAGACCGTGCCGGGCGAGACCGTGCCGGGCGAGACCGTGCCGGGCGAGACCGTGCCGGGCGAGACGGCATCGGGCGAGACGGCGTCTGGTGGGGCGGTGCCGGGTGGGGCGGCGCCGGCCGTGGTGCTCGGCATCGGGCTCAACGTGACGGTACGGGCCGACGAGCTTCCGTCGGCGGCCGGCACCGGGCTTCCGGCGACGTCGCTGCGGCTCGCCGGCGCCGCCGCGGCCGACCGTGATCCCCTTCTCCGGGCCCTGCTGCGTGGCCTGGAGAGCTGGTACGGCCGCTGGCGTGCCGCCGGTGGCGACGCCTCCGCCGCCGGGCTGCGTACGGCGTTCCTGCGGCACTGCGTGACGGTCGACCGCCGGGTGCGGGTCTCTTTGCCTACCGGGGCGGTACGGGCCGGCGTGGCCGTCGGTGTCGACGACGACGGCCGCCTCGTGGTGCGCGACGCGGACGGCGATCTCACGGTCGCCGCCGGGGACGTGCTGCACGTGCGTCCGGGCGACGCGCCGGGAAACGGTACGCACGGTTGA
- a CDS encoding acyl-CoA carboxylase subunit beta: protein MTSEQPETEIDIHGTAGKLADLERRVDEAVHAGSARAVEKQHARGKKTARERIAMLLDEGSFVELDELARHRSTNFGLERTRPYGDGVITGYGTVDGRQVCVFAQDFTVFGGSLGEVFGEKIVKVMDLAMKTGCPVIGINDSGGARIQEGVVSLGLYGEIFFRNVRASGVLPQISLVMGPCAGGAVYSPAVTDFTVMVDQTSHMFITGPDVIKTVTGEDVGMEELGGARTHNTTSGNAHYLASDEQDAIDYVKALLAYLPSNNLDDPPALPVDAEPAVTETDRELDTLIPDSANHPYDMHRVIEHVVDDGEFLEVQPLYARNIIVGFGRVEGRPVGVVANQPMHFAGCLDIGASEKAARFVRTCDAFNIPVLTFVDVPGFLPGTDQEWDGIIRRGAKLIYAYAEATVPKVTVITRKAYGGAYDVMGSKHLGADLNFAWPTAQIAVMGAQGAVNILYRSELAAADDPVAVRAQRIAEYEDRLANPYVAAERGYVDAVIAPAQTRLQVARGLRMLRGKRETLPPKKHGNIPL from the coding sequence GTGACGAGCGAACAACCCGAGACCGAGATCGACATCCATGGCACCGCCGGGAAGTTGGCGGACCTGGAACGCCGGGTGGACGAGGCGGTGCACGCCGGCTCGGCCCGGGCGGTAGAGAAGCAGCACGCCCGAGGCAAGAAGACCGCCCGGGAGCGGATCGCCATGCTGCTCGACGAGGGCTCCTTCGTCGAGCTGGACGAATTGGCACGGCACCGCTCCACCAACTTCGGGCTGGAACGCACCCGCCCGTACGGCGACGGCGTGATCACCGGGTACGGCACCGTCGACGGCCGTCAGGTGTGCGTCTTCGCGCAGGACTTCACCGTCTTCGGTGGATCCCTGGGCGAGGTGTTCGGCGAGAAAATCGTCAAGGTGATGGACCTGGCGATGAAGACCGGCTGCCCGGTGATCGGCATCAACGACTCCGGCGGGGCCCGGATCCAGGAAGGCGTGGTCAGCCTCGGCCTGTACGGCGAGATCTTCTTCCGCAACGTCCGGGCGTCCGGGGTGCTCCCGCAGATCTCCCTGGTGATGGGGCCGTGCGCGGGCGGGGCGGTCTACTCCCCCGCCGTCACCGACTTCACCGTCATGGTGGACCAGACCTCGCACATGTTCATCACCGGCCCGGACGTGATCAAGACGGTCACCGGCGAGGACGTCGGGATGGAAGAGCTCGGTGGTGCCCGTACCCACAACACCACCAGCGGCAACGCCCACTACCTCGCCAGCGACGAGCAGGACGCGATCGACTACGTCAAGGCGCTGCTGGCGTACCTGCCGAGCAACAACCTGGACGACCCGCCGGCGCTGCCGGTCGACGCCGAACCCGCCGTGACCGAGACCGACCGGGAACTCGACACCCTCATCCCGGACTCGGCCAACCATCCGTACGACATGCACCGGGTGATCGAGCACGTCGTCGACGACGGCGAGTTCCTCGAGGTCCAGCCGTTGTACGCGCGCAACATCATCGTCGGGTTCGGCCGGGTCGAGGGCCGGCCGGTCGGCGTGGTGGCCAACCAGCCGATGCACTTCGCCGGCTGCCTGGACATCGGCGCCTCGGAGAAGGCGGCCCGGTTCGTCCGTACCTGCGACGCGTTCAACATCCCGGTGCTCACCTTCGTCGACGTACCCGGTTTCCTGCCCGGCACCGACCAGGAGTGGGACGGCATCATCCGGCGCGGCGCGAAGCTGATCTACGCGTACGCCGAGGCGACCGTGCCGAAGGTCACCGTCATCACCCGCAAGGCCTACGGTGGCGCGTACGACGTGATGGGCTCGAAGCACCTCGGCGCGGATCTCAACTTCGCCTGGCCGACCGCGCAGATCGCGGTGATGGGCGCGCAGGGTGCGGTGAACATCCTCTACCGGTCCGAGTTGGCCGCCGCCGACGATCCGGTGGCCGTCCGCGCCCAACGGATCGCCGAGTACGAGGACCGGCTGGCCAACCCTTACGTCGCGGCCGAGCGGGGCTACGTGGACGCGGTGATCGCGCCCGCGCAGACCCGGCTGCAGGTGGCCCGGGGGCTGCGGATGTTGCGCGGCAAGCGCGAGACGTTGCCGCCGAAGAAGCACGGCAACATCCCGTTGTGA
- a CDS encoding M50 family metallopeptidase, with amino-acid sequence MWDRLFGAQPDPPPLLVLITAAVALAVVATRLPWRIARNAITIAHEGGHALVALLTGRKLRGIRLHSDTSGLTLSAGKPTGLGMILTLLVGYVAPSLVGLAGAWLLGGNRITLLLWIAVALLFAMLVMIRNLFGIVSILVTGGVVFAVSWFASPEVQAAFAYTGVWFLLIGGIRPVGELQRLRARGRSPESDADQLAWLTRVPGLFWVGFFGLVNLAALVVGALLLTGPMLPELSLPAAGLPAAGRP; translated from the coding sequence ATGTGGGACCGCCTCTTCGGGGCGCAGCCCGACCCGCCGCCGCTGCTCGTGTTGATCACCGCGGCCGTGGCGCTCGCCGTCGTGGCGACCCGGCTGCCGTGGCGGATCGCCCGTAACGCGATCACCATCGCCCACGAGGGCGGCCACGCCCTCGTCGCGCTGCTCACCGGCCGCAAGCTCAGAGGCATCCGACTGCATTCGGACACCTCCGGTCTGACCCTGTCGGCCGGCAAACCCACCGGACTCGGCATGATCCTCACCTTGCTGGTGGGGTACGTCGCACCATCGCTCGTCGGCCTGGCCGGTGCCTGGCTGCTCGGCGGCAACCGGATCACCCTCCTGCTGTGGATCGCCGTCGCGTTGCTGTTCGCCATGCTGGTGATGATCCGCAACCTGTTCGGGATCGTGTCGATCCTGGTCACCGGCGGGGTGGTCTTCGCGGTCTCCTGGTTCGCCAGCCCTGAGGTCCAGGCCGCCTTCGCCTACACCGGAGTGTGGTTCCTGCTGATCGGCGGCATCCGCCCGGTCGGCGAACTGCAGCGGCTGCGCGCCCGGGGTCGGTCCCCGGAATCCGACGCCGACCAGCTGGCCTGGCTGACCCGGGTGCCCGGACTGTTCTGGGTCGGCTTCTTCGGGCTGGTGAACCTCGCCGCGTTGGTCGTCGGCGCGTTGTTGCTCACCGGCCCGATGCTGCCCGAACTCAGCCTGCCTGCCGCCGGCCTGCCTGCCGCCGGCCGACCCTGA
- a CDS encoding acyl-CoA carboxylase subunit epsilon, whose product MAATAPAAPAAQGLDWRIVRGTPNAEELAALVAVLLTRTRPVPDSSPSLQAPSRWARSARPVAGRLPRPGPQAWRGSALPR is encoded by the coding sequence CTGGCCGCCACCGCACCGGCCGCCCCGGCGGCGCAGGGTCTGGACTGGCGGATCGTCCGGGGTACGCCGAACGCCGAGGAACTCGCCGCCCTGGTCGCCGTTCTGCTCACCCGTACCCGTCCGGTTCCCGACAGCAGCCCCTCGCTGCAGGCGCCGTCACGGTGGGCCCGCAGCGCCCGCCCGGTCGCGGGCCGACTTCCCCGACCTGGGCCGCAGGCGTGGCGTGGGTCGGCGCTCCCGCGCTGA
- a CDS encoding S8 family serine peptidase — MRDLPEALPTHGRHSVLPHVLSLVLAQVLLLVLVGAVGVGAVGVGGVVADPAVAAARRPDPDRGRQWHLDFLAVSRAHQLSRGSGVRVAVVDTGVAGHPDLRDNLTTGVDLVTSDPAAATIDDDGHGTSVAGLIAAHGRPDGSGVLGIAPRATLIPVRDRVRSGDALPDQLAAGIDAAVRAGADVINVSTSSAPSPSLAAAVQAALAADVVVVAAAGNRPRDVGVAFPAFVDGVVAVGAVGRDGEYDPISVTGSRISVTAPGVQMHSTTPDGGYLASTGTSTATAVVSGAVALIRSRFPTMTAREVVERLTATAADRGPPGHDDRYGHGVVDLVAALTVDPPPTGVPSAGEPPPDPVSVDERPAGAPPPVGAVAGGREARPLATGVLVAGVGTVTLLCAVGLLLVVRLRRPVSARVRRPAPARVRGRSGPVP; from the coding sequence ATGCGTGACCTTCCAGAAGCGCTGCCGACGCACGGCCGTCACAGCGTCCTGCCGCACGTCCTGTCGCTGGTGCTGGCGCAGGTCCTGCTGCTGGTCCTGGTCGGCGCCGTCGGTGTCGGCGCCGTCGGTGTCGGCGGTGTGGTCGCCGACCCGGCGGTCGCGGCCGCGCGGCGGCCCGATCCGGATCGTGGCCGGCAGTGGCATCTGGACTTCCTGGCGGTCTCCCGTGCACACCAACTGTCCCGGGGATCCGGGGTACGGGTCGCGGTCGTGGACACCGGTGTGGCCGGTCACCCTGACCTGCGGGACAACCTGACCACCGGGGTCGACCTGGTCACCAGCGACCCCGCTGCCGCCACGATCGACGACGACGGACATGGAACCTCGGTCGCGGGGCTGATCGCCGCGCACGGCCGGCCGGACGGCTCCGGCGTACTCGGGATCGCGCCACGGGCCACCCTGATCCCGGTACGGGACCGGGTCCGGTCCGGTGACGCCCTGCCCGACCAGCTCGCCGCCGGCATCGACGCCGCCGTACGCGCCGGAGCCGACGTGATCAACGTGTCCACGTCGAGCGCCCCGTCTCCGTCGCTCGCCGCTGCCGTCCAGGCGGCGTTGGCCGCCGACGTCGTCGTCGTCGCGGCAGCCGGCAACCGGCCACGAGACGTGGGCGTCGCCTTTCCCGCTTTCGTCGACGGAGTCGTGGCGGTCGGCGCGGTCGGCCGCGACGGGGAGTACGACCCGATCTCGGTCACCGGTTCCCGGATCAGCGTCACCGCGCCCGGCGTACAAATGCACAGCACAACCCCGGACGGCGGCTACCTCGCCAGCACGGGCACCTCGACCGCGACCGCCGTGGTCTCCGGCGCCGTCGCGCTGATCCGTAGCCGCTTTCCGACCATGACGGCCCGCGAGGTGGTCGAGCGGCTGACCGCGACGGCCGCCGACCGGGGACCACCGGGTCACGACGACCGGTACGGGCACGGCGTCGTCGATCTGGTGGCGGCGTTGACCGTCGATCCGCCGCCGACCGGCGTCCCATCGGCCGGCGAGCCGCCGCCGGACCCGGTGTCCGTCGACGAGCGGCCCGCCGGTGCACCGCCGCCGGTGGGGGCGGTAGCCGGCGGGCGGGAGGCGCGGCCGCTGGCTACCGGCGTGCTGGTGGCCGGTGTCGGTACGGTGACGCTGCTCTGCGCCGTCGGGCTGCTGCTGGTGGTCCGGCTCCGCCGCCCGGTATCGGCCCGGGTTCGCCGCCCGGCACCGGCCCGGGTGCGCGGCCGGTCGGGGCCGGTGCCGTAG
- a CDS encoding Maf family protein produces the protein MRTSLQPRLVLASASPARHKLLQAAGITPEVLVSGVDESSVLLDRADELCLALARLKMTAVADRLRGRDPDAAGALAEGDAAAGDAAAGDAADVLVLGCDSVLAFDGEVFGKPADADDATRRWRQMRGRSGVLYTGHSLISLTTGKHAEAAAATVVHFADVTDAEIAAYVGTGEPLRVAGAFTIDGLGGVFLDRIEGDHGTVVGLSLPVLRRLVTEIGHSITDLWGAADDGR, from the coding sequence GTGCGTACCTCCCTGCAGCCGCGTCTGGTGCTCGCGTCGGCGAGCCCGGCCCGGCACAAGCTGTTGCAAGCCGCCGGGATCACCCCTGAGGTGCTGGTGAGCGGGGTCGACGAATCGTCGGTGCTGCTGGACCGGGCCGACGAGCTGTGCCTGGCGCTGGCCCGGTTGAAGATGACGGCCGTCGCCGACCGGCTCCGGGGACGCGATCCCGACGCGGCGGGCGCGCTGGCGGAAGGCGACGCTGCGGCCGGCGACGCTGCGGCCGGCGACGCTGCGGACGTACTGGTGCTCGGTTGCGACTCGGTGCTCGCCTTCGACGGCGAGGTGTTCGGCAAACCCGCCGACGCCGACGACGCGACCCGGCGCTGGCGGCAGATGCGTGGCCGGTCCGGGGTGCTCTACACCGGGCACAGTCTGATCAGCCTGACCACCGGAAAACACGCCGAGGCCGCCGCCGCGACCGTGGTGCACTTCGCCGACGTCACCGACGCCGAGATCGCCGCGTACGTCGGCACCGGCGAGCCGTTGCGGGTGGCCGGCGCGTTCACGATCGACGGTCTGGGCGGGGTGTTCCTGGATCGGATCGAGGGTGACCACGGCACGGTGGTCGGGCTGTCCCTGCCGGTGCTGCGCCGGCTGGTCACCGAGATCGGCCATTCGATCACGGATCTGTGGGGCGCGGCCGACGACGGGCGGTGA